A genomic window from Deltaproteobacteria bacterium includes:
- the secG gene encoding preprotein translocase subunit SecG, with protein sequence MFAFIVTIHVVVSVFLIFVILLQPGKGDAMAAFAGGGGSSNTVFGGRGSVTFLSKVTTVCAIIFMVTSLTLAWRSSHSDSVLRARRNIAAQDAAKKSEEKSGPRPAVPTGQTAPAPATGGAAIPAQNTQTPPANPPAPSRK encoded by the coding sequence ATGTTCGCGTTCATCGTCACCATCCACGTCGTCGTCAGCGTGTTCCTCATCTTCGTGATCCTTCTCCAGCCCGGAAAAGGCGACGCGATGGCGGCCTTCGCCGGCGGCGGCGGATCCTCGAACACCGTCTTTGGCGGCCGAGGCTCTGTGACCTTCCTCAGCAAGGTCACGACGGTGTGCGCGATCATCTTCATGGTGACGTCGCTGACGCTCGCCTGGCGCTCCTCGCACAGCGACTCCGTGCTCCGCGCCCGACGGAACATCGCCGCCCAGGACGCGGCGAAGAAGTCGGAGGAAAAGAGCGGCCCGCGGCCGGCGGTGCCCACCGGTCAGACGGCTCCGGCGCCCGCTACCGGCGGTGCGGCGATCCCTGCGCAGAACACCCAGACGCCGCCCGCGAACCCTCCCGCTCCGTCCAGGAAGTAG